The genomic window ATCGCTTTGGTGCGATCTTTCAGCCGCTCCTTTAGACTCAGGAAATCATCCTTTGTTTTCACATCCTGGTGATCAATTTCAATCAAAATCGTTCCCGGGGTGATGCCCTGGATATCGGCCAGGCTTCCGGGTTCGACGTAGGTCACGATGACGCCGGTGCGGTATTCGACGGCATGCTGTTCGGCCAGATCGGGGGTTGCAGTTTCGACCGCCATACCGAACCAGAGATCCGCCTGGGCCGGGCGCTCGCTGCCGACATTTTGCGGCTGGGCCTGCGCCGGAAAGTTCTCGGCGAGACCGCGTTCACGATCGCCGAGGGTGACATTCGCGGTCATCGGCTTGCCCTTGCGCACACCGGTCATCTTGACCGTCGAGCCGGTACGGGCCTGCGCGACCAGATAGCGGAAGTGGTCCATATCGTCGATCTGCTGATCATTGAACTTGGTGACGATATCGCCGTCCTTCAGCCCGCCGAGTTCGGCCGGCGAGCCGGGTTTGACCTCGCGAATCAACGCCCCGCGTGCGCTTTGAAGGCCGTTAGCCTCGGCCATCACCGGGTCGAGGTTGGACAAGACCACGCCGAGCCAGCCGCGTTCGATTTTGGCCCCCTTCATCAGGTCGGGCAAGATTGACCGGACCAAGTTGGAGGGGATGGCGAAACCGATACCGGCAGACTGGCCGGTCGAGGTGGCGATAGCGGAGTTGATTCCGATGACGTAGCCGCCCAAGTCTACCAGCGGACCGCCGGAGTTGCCGGGATTGATGGCGGCATCGGTCTGGATATAGTCCTGAAATTCGGGCGAATCTTCTCCGAAATTCAATCCACGCCGACCCTTAGCGGAAACGACTCCGACCGTCACGGTGCGG from Candidatus Zixiibacteriota bacterium includes these protein-coding regions:
- a CDS encoding Do family serine endopeptidase, with the translated sequence MTRTPFFSAIRRWSGLAAFLIIGVVFGFIISSNSDWLNRADSQPAVDGPRPADGTVQFARSTAPRESIYPINSEGRSPFVAVVENVRDAVVNIRAERIEKLTPYQQRWLRFWGYPQDDPREVSMGTGFFFREDGYILTNHHVIAGAKDISVTLADYREVKARLIGEDPATDLAVIKISGESYPHIDLGDSDSIKVGEWVVAIGNPFPSQGLDRTVTVGVVSAKGRRGLNFGEDSPEFQDYIQTDAAINPGNSGGPLVDLGGYVIGINSAIATSTGQSAGIGFAIPSNLVRSILPDLMKGAKIERGWLGVVLSNLDPVMAEANGLQSARGALIREVKPGSPAELGGLKDGDIVTKFNDQQIDDMDHFRYLVAQARTGSTVKMTGVRKGKPMTANVTLGDRERGLAENFPAQAQPQNVGSERPAQADLWFGMAVETATPDLAEQHAVEYRTGVIVTYVEPGSLADIQGITPGTILIEIDHQDVKTKDDFLSLKERLKDRTKAIALIGFDVSGNVKYFAIKPS